From Leptospira venezuelensis, a single genomic window includes:
- a CDS encoding histidine phosphatase family protein, translated as MKNKEYHLFLIRHGETEWNRERRLQGQTDTCLTELGIEQSIKLAYKLKDKGIEIIFSSDLRRAKDTSEQIARILGIEIIYHPGLREIYLGEAQGVLESDLSNLFGENSFIAWKSLDTIHKQFRFPGGESKSEAEKRIITTILNLLKIHNKNNIAVCSHGFVLSRFYKNFSLQEFPHSKLGNCGVLELPILMNY; from the coding sequence ATGAAAAATAAAGAATATCATCTTTTCCTAATACGACATGGAGAAACAGAATGGAATCGGGAAAGAAGGTTACAAGGACAGACTGATACCTGTCTAACAGAGCTAGGAATAGAACAATCCATCAAATTAGCTTACAAATTGAAGGATAAAGGAATAGAAATCATTTTTAGCAGTGATCTAAGAAGAGCAAAAGATACATCGGAACAGATTGCCCGCATATTAGGGATCGAGATCATATATCATCCAGGGCTTAGGGAGATATATTTAGGAGAAGCACAAGGAGTTTTAGAATCAGATCTTTCCAATTTATTCGGAGAAAACTCGTTTATTGCCTGGAAAAGTTTAGATACGATCCACAAACAATTTAGATTTCCCGGTGGGGAAAGCAAGTCTGAAGCGGAGAAGAGAATCATCACAACTATATTAAATTTATTAAAAATACATAACAAAAATAATATTGCGGTTTGCAGCCATGGATTCGTTCTCTCTAGATTTTATAAAAACTTTTCTCTACAGGAATTTCCTCATTCTAAACTTGGGAATTGTGGAGTTTTGGAATTACCAATTTTAATGAATTATTAG